A section of the Cinclus cinclus chromosome 27, bCinCin1.1, whole genome shotgun sequence genome encodes:
- the LOC134054193 gene encoding copine-5-like isoform X2 has product MAGLGSPEPGTGPGPVPATRVELTVSCRQLLDRDTFSKSDPLCVLYTQRPGSHLWREFGRTEVIDNSLNPDFLHKFVLDYCFEERQNLRFDLYDVDSKTPDLSKHDFLGQAFCTLGEIVGSAGSRLEKPLMMGTATMDSRGRRPAPATSNGGILGKKCGTIILLAEELGNCRDVATLQFCANKLDKKDFFGKSDPFMVFYRSNEDGTFTICHKTEVVRNTLNPVWAAFAIPVRILCNGDHDRAIKVEVYDWDRDGSHDFIGEFTTSYRELAQGQSHLNVYEVVNPRKKMKKKKYLNSGTVTLLSFAVEAEHTFLDYIRGGTQLNFTVAIDFTASNGNPSQPTSLHYLSPFQLNAYSLALQAVGDIIQDYDSDKMFPALGFGAKVPPDGHVSHEFPLNGDTSNPACHGIAGVLEAYQHSLRRVQLYGPTNFAPVVNHVARSAAMVLDGSQYFVLLIITDGVISDMAQTKEAIVNAAKLPMSIIIVGVGQAEFDAMVELDGDDIRISSRGKVAERDIVQFVPFRDYMSGGPGAGLSMAGLAREVLAEIPDQLLSYMKAQGIKPPPHLSHVP; this is encoded by the exons ATGGCAGGCCTGGGCTCCCCGGAACCGGGCACAGGCCCCGGTCCCGTTCCGGCCACTCGCGTGGAGCTCACGGTGTCCTGCAG GCAGctcctggacagggacaccttctccAAGTCAGACCCAC TCTGTGTGCTGTACACGCAGCGCCCTGGCAGCCATCTGTGGCGGGAG TTTGGCCGGACTGAGGTCATCGACAATTCCCTGAATCCTGACTTCCTGCACAAGTTTGTACTTGATTATTGCTTTGAGGAGCGGCAGAACCTGCGCTTCGACCT GTATGATGTAGACTCCAAGACCCCTGACCTCTCCAAGCAT GATTTCCTGGGCCAGGCATTCTGCACCCTGGGGGAGATAGTAGGCTCAGCTGGCAGCCGCCTGGAGAAGCCCCTGAT gatggggacagCCACCATGGACAGTCGGGGCAGGAGACCTGCCCCAGCCACCTCGAATGG TGGCATTCTGGGGAAGAAGTGCGGTACCATCATACTCCTTGCTGAAGAGCTGGGAAACTGCCGG GACGTGGCCACACTCCAGTTCTGTGCCAACAAGCTGGATAAGAAGGatttctttggaaaatctgACCCCTTCATGGTCTTCTACCGCAGCAACGAAGATGGGAC TTTCACCATCTGCCACAAGACAGAAGTGGTCCGGAACACACTGAACCCTGTCTGGGCAGCCTTTGCCATTCCTGTGCGTATCCTCTGCAATGGGGACCATGACCG AGCCATCAAAGTGGAGGTTTATGACTGGGACCGTGATGGCAG CCACGACTTCATCGGAGAGTTCACCACCAGCTACCGGGAACTGGCGCAAGGCCAGAGCCACTTAAACGTGTACGAG gtggtGAACCCCcggaagaagatgaagaagaagaagtacCTGAACTCAGGGACA gtgacactgctgtccttCGCTGTGGAGGCCGAGCACACCTTCCTGGACTACATCAGGGGCGG GACCCAACTCAACTTCACAGTGGCCATTGACTTCACAGCATCCAATG GGAACCCCTCGCAGCCCACGTCCCTGCACTATCTGAGCCCCTTCCAGCTGAATGCCTacagcctggcactgcaggcCGTGGGGGACATCATCCAGGACTACGACAGTGACAAGATGTTCCCAGCCCTTGGCTTTGGTGCCAAGGTCCCCCCAGATGGGCACGTGTCCCATGAGTTCCCACTG AATGGGGATACATCAAATCCGGCGTGCCATGGCATTGCGGGGGTGCTGGAGGCGTATCAGCACAGCCTGCGCCGTGTCCAGCTCTACGGCCCCACCAACTTTGCCCCTGTCGTCAACCATGTTGCCCG CTCAGCGGCCATGGTCCTGGATGGGTCCCAGTACTTCGTCCTCCTCATCATCACTGATGGTGTCATCTCTGACATGGCACAGACAAAGGAGGCCATTGTCAAT GCTGCCAAATTGCCCATGTCCATCATCATTGTGGGGGTTGGACAGGCTGAGTTCGATG CCATGGTGGAGCTGGATGGCGATGACATCCGCATCTCTTCCCGTGGTAAAGTGGCTGAGCGTGATATTGTCCAG TTTGTTCCATTTCGTGACTACATGTCGGGGGGTCCTGGCGCAGGGCTGAGCATGGCAGGACTGGCACGGGAAGTCCTAGCCGAGATTCCTGACCAGCTCCTCTCTTACATGAAGGCACAGGGAATAAAACCTCCCCCCCATCTGTCCCATGTCCCCTAA
- the LOC134054193 gene encoding copine-5-like isoform X1, producing MAGLGSPEPGTGPGPVPATRVELTVSCRQLLDRDTFSKSDPLCVLYTQRPGSHLWREFGRTEVIDNSLNPDFLHKFVLDYCFEERQNLRFDLYDVDSKTPDLSKHDFLGQAFCTLGEIVGSAGSRLEKPLMMGTATMDSRGRRPAPATSNGSGILGKKCGTIILLAEELGNCRDVATLQFCANKLDKKDFFGKSDPFMVFYRSNEDGTFTICHKTEVVRNTLNPVWAAFAIPVRILCNGDHDRAIKVEVYDWDRDGSHDFIGEFTTSYRELAQGQSHLNVYEVVNPRKKMKKKKYLNSGTVTLLSFAVEAEHTFLDYIRGGTQLNFTVAIDFTASNGNPSQPTSLHYLSPFQLNAYSLALQAVGDIIQDYDSDKMFPALGFGAKVPPDGHVSHEFPLNGDTSNPACHGIAGVLEAYQHSLRRVQLYGPTNFAPVVNHVARSAAMVLDGSQYFVLLIITDGVISDMAQTKEAIVNAAKLPMSIIIVGVGQAEFDAMVELDGDDIRISSRGKVAERDIVQFVPFRDYMSGGPGAGLSMAGLAREVLAEIPDQLLSYMKAQGIKPPPHLSHVP from the exons ATGGCAGGCCTGGGCTCCCCGGAACCGGGCACAGGCCCCGGTCCCGTTCCGGCCACTCGCGTGGAGCTCACGGTGTCCTGCAG GCAGctcctggacagggacaccttctccAAGTCAGACCCAC TCTGTGTGCTGTACACGCAGCGCCCTGGCAGCCATCTGTGGCGGGAG TTTGGCCGGACTGAGGTCATCGACAATTCCCTGAATCCTGACTTCCTGCACAAGTTTGTACTTGATTATTGCTTTGAGGAGCGGCAGAACCTGCGCTTCGACCT GTATGATGTAGACTCCAAGACCCCTGACCTCTCCAAGCAT GATTTCCTGGGCCAGGCATTCTGCACCCTGGGGGAGATAGTAGGCTCAGCTGGCAGCCGCCTGGAGAAGCCCCTGAT gatggggacagCCACCATGGACAGTCGGGGCAGGAGACCTGCCCCAGCCACCTCGAATGG TAGTGGCATTCTGGGGAAGAAGTGCGGTACCATCATACTCCTTGCTGAAGAGCTGGGAAACTGCCGG GACGTGGCCACACTCCAGTTCTGTGCCAACAAGCTGGATAAGAAGGatttctttggaaaatctgACCCCTTCATGGTCTTCTACCGCAGCAACGAAGATGGGAC TTTCACCATCTGCCACAAGACAGAAGTGGTCCGGAACACACTGAACCCTGTCTGGGCAGCCTTTGCCATTCCTGTGCGTATCCTCTGCAATGGGGACCATGACCG AGCCATCAAAGTGGAGGTTTATGACTGGGACCGTGATGGCAG CCACGACTTCATCGGAGAGTTCACCACCAGCTACCGGGAACTGGCGCAAGGCCAGAGCCACTTAAACGTGTACGAG gtggtGAACCCCcggaagaagatgaagaagaagaagtacCTGAACTCAGGGACA gtgacactgctgtccttCGCTGTGGAGGCCGAGCACACCTTCCTGGACTACATCAGGGGCGG GACCCAACTCAACTTCACAGTGGCCATTGACTTCACAGCATCCAATG GGAACCCCTCGCAGCCCACGTCCCTGCACTATCTGAGCCCCTTCCAGCTGAATGCCTacagcctggcactgcaggcCGTGGGGGACATCATCCAGGACTACGACAGTGACAAGATGTTCCCAGCCCTTGGCTTTGGTGCCAAGGTCCCCCCAGATGGGCACGTGTCCCATGAGTTCCCACTG AATGGGGATACATCAAATCCGGCGTGCCATGGCATTGCGGGGGTGCTGGAGGCGTATCAGCACAGCCTGCGCCGTGTCCAGCTCTACGGCCCCACCAACTTTGCCCCTGTCGTCAACCATGTTGCCCG CTCAGCGGCCATGGTCCTGGATGGGTCCCAGTACTTCGTCCTCCTCATCATCACTGATGGTGTCATCTCTGACATGGCACAGACAAAGGAGGCCATTGTCAAT GCTGCCAAATTGCCCATGTCCATCATCATTGTGGGGGTTGGACAGGCTGAGTTCGATG CCATGGTGGAGCTGGATGGCGATGACATCCGCATCTCTTCCCGTGGTAAAGTGGCTGAGCGTGATATTGTCCAG TTTGTTCCATTTCGTGACTACATGTCGGGGGGTCCTGGCGCAGGGCTGAGCATGGCAGGACTGGCACGGGAAGTCCTAGCCGAGATTCCTGACCAGCTCCTCTCTTACATGAAGGCACAGGGAATAAAACCTCCCCCCCATCTGTCCCATGTCCCCTAA
- the LOC134054193 gene encoding copine-5-like isoform X3, which translates to MAGLGSPEPGTGPGPVPATRVELTVSCRQLLDRDTFSKSDPLCVLYTQRPGSHLWREFGRTEVIDNSLNPDFLHKFVLDYCFEERQNLRFDLYDVDSKTPDLSKHDFLGQAFCTLGEIVGSAGSRLEKPLIGILGKKCGTIILLAEELGNCRDVATLQFCANKLDKKDFFGKSDPFMVFYRSNEDGTFTICHKTEVVRNTLNPVWAAFAIPVRILCNGDHDRAIKVEVYDWDRDGSHDFIGEFTTSYRELAQGQSHLNVYEVVNPRKKMKKKKYLNSGTVTLLSFAVEAEHTFLDYIRGGTQLNFTVAIDFTASNGNPSQPTSLHYLSPFQLNAYSLALQAVGDIIQDYDSDKMFPALGFGAKVPPDGHVSHEFPLNGDTSNPACHGIAGVLEAYQHSLRRVQLYGPTNFAPVVNHVARSAAMVLDGSQYFVLLIITDGVISDMAQTKEAIVNAAKLPMSIIIVGVGQAEFDAMVELDGDDIRISSRGKVAERDIVQFVPFRDYMSGGPGAGLSMAGLAREVLAEIPDQLLSYMKAQGIKPPPHLSHVP; encoded by the exons ATGGCAGGCCTGGGCTCCCCGGAACCGGGCACAGGCCCCGGTCCCGTTCCGGCCACTCGCGTGGAGCTCACGGTGTCCTGCAG GCAGctcctggacagggacaccttctccAAGTCAGACCCAC TCTGTGTGCTGTACACGCAGCGCCCTGGCAGCCATCTGTGGCGGGAG TTTGGCCGGACTGAGGTCATCGACAATTCCCTGAATCCTGACTTCCTGCACAAGTTTGTACTTGATTATTGCTTTGAGGAGCGGCAGAACCTGCGCTTCGACCT GTATGATGTAGACTCCAAGACCCCTGACCTCTCCAAGCAT GATTTCCTGGGCCAGGCATTCTGCACCCTGGGGGAGATAGTAGGCTCAGCTGGCAGCCGCCTGGAGAAGCCCCTGAT TGGCATTCTGGGGAAGAAGTGCGGTACCATCATACTCCTTGCTGAAGAGCTGGGAAACTGCCGG GACGTGGCCACACTCCAGTTCTGTGCCAACAAGCTGGATAAGAAGGatttctttggaaaatctgACCCCTTCATGGTCTTCTACCGCAGCAACGAAGATGGGAC TTTCACCATCTGCCACAAGACAGAAGTGGTCCGGAACACACTGAACCCTGTCTGGGCAGCCTTTGCCATTCCTGTGCGTATCCTCTGCAATGGGGACCATGACCG AGCCATCAAAGTGGAGGTTTATGACTGGGACCGTGATGGCAG CCACGACTTCATCGGAGAGTTCACCACCAGCTACCGGGAACTGGCGCAAGGCCAGAGCCACTTAAACGTGTACGAG gtggtGAACCCCcggaagaagatgaagaagaagaagtacCTGAACTCAGGGACA gtgacactgctgtccttCGCTGTGGAGGCCGAGCACACCTTCCTGGACTACATCAGGGGCGG GACCCAACTCAACTTCACAGTGGCCATTGACTTCACAGCATCCAATG GGAACCCCTCGCAGCCCACGTCCCTGCACTATCTGAGCCCCTTCCAGCTGAATGCCTacagcctggcactgcaggcCGTGGGGGACATCATCCAGGACTACGACAGTGACAAGATGTTCCCAGCCCTTGGCTTTGGTGCCAAGGTCCCCCCAGATGGGCACGTGTCCCATGAGTTCCCACTG AATGGGGATACATCAAATCCGGCGTGCCATGGCATTGCGGGGGTGCTGGAGGCGTATCAGCACAGCCTGCGCCGTGTCCAGCTCTACGGCCCCACCAACTTTGCCCCTGTCGTCAACCATGTTGCCCG CTCAGCGGCCATGGTCCTGGATGGGTCCCAGTACTTCGTCCTCCTCATCATCACTGATGGTGTCATCTCTGACATGGCACAGACAAAGGAGGCCATTGTCAAT GCTGCCAAATTGCCCATGTCCATCATCATTGTGGGGGTTGGACAGGCTGAGTTCGATG CCATGGTGGAGCTGGATGGCGATGACATCCGCATCTCTTCCCGTGGTAAAGTGGCTGAGCGTGATATTGTCCAG TTTGTTCCATTTCGTGACTACATGTCGGGGGGTCCTGGCGCAGGGCTGAGCATGGCAGGACTGGCACGGGAAGTCCTAGCCGAGATTCCTGACCAGCTCCTCTCTTACATGAAGGCACAGGGAATAAAACCTCCCCCCCATCTGTCCCATGTCCCCTAA